From the genome of Scytonema hofmannii PCC 7110, one region includes:
- the moaA gene encoding GTP 3',8-cyclase MoaA — translation MNQVDYLRISLIDRCNFRCQYCMPEGSELDYILKQQLLTDKELLTLIEEVFIPVGFNRFRLTGGEPLLRPRVVDLVGAIASLPQTQDLSMTTNGFLLAPIAQSLYNAGLRRINISLDSLDQATFDSIIGNRGRGKWQQVWDGIQAAYHVGFDPLKLNVVAIPGVNDREILDLAALTIDKNWHVRFIEFMPIGNSELFGDRGWIPSEEIRQRIRDRWGLINSQIRGNGPADVFQIPGAKGTLGFISQMSECFCDHCNRMRLSADGWLRPCLLNEIGQLDLKTSLREGVSTAELQNRVRDLLALKPEINFKQRYAGTQTGNYTRTMSQIGG, via the coding sequence ATGAACCAGGTAGACTATCTCCGCATTAGTTTAATAGATCGCTGTAATTTTCGCTGCCAGTACTGTATGCCAGAGGGGTCAGAACTTGACTATATCCTCAAACAGCAGTTACTGACAGATAAGGAACTCCTGACTCTGATCGAAGAAGTCTTTATCCCCGTAGGATTTAATCGGTTTCGCTTAACTGGAGGGGAACCATTGCTCCGTCCTCGCGTTGTGGACTTGGTTGGTGCGATCGCCTCCCTCCCCCAAACCCAAGACCTTTCGATGACCACAAATGGCTTTTTGCTCGCTCCCATAGCACAAAGTCTTTACAATGCTGGGTTGCGGCGAATTAACATCAGCTTGGATTCCCTCGACCAAGCCACCTTTGACTCTATTATCGGGAATCGCGGAAGGGGAAAATGGCAGCAGGTTTGGGATGGTATTCAAGCTGCTTATCATGTGGGATTCGATCCCCTGAAATTAAACGTTGTAGCGATCCCCGGCGTGAACGATCGCGAAATTTTAGATCTTGCTGCACTCACCATCGACAAAAATTGGCACGTCAGATTTATTGAATTTATGCCTATTGGAAATTCAGAATTATTTGGGGATCGCGGCTGGATACCTTCTGAAGAGATACGGCAACGCATTCGTGACCGATGGGGCTTGATAAATTCTCAAATTCGTGGTAATGGACCGGCTGATGTCTTTCAAATTCCAGGTGCAAAAGGGACGCTGGGATTTATCAGCCAAATGTCAGAATGTTTTTGCGATCACTGTAATCGAATGCGCCTTTCCGCCGATGGTTGGTTGCGTCCTTGCTTATTAAATGAAATCGGTCAACTTGACTTAAAAACGTCTCTCCGTGAAGGAGTCAGTACAGCCGAGTTACAAAATCGAGTTAGAGACTTACTTGCCTTAAAGCCAGAAATCAACTTCAAACAGCGTTATGCAGGAACTCAAACTGGCAACTACACACGCACTATGTCACAAATTGGCGGATAG
- the rpsD gene encoding 30S ribosomal protein S4 has product MSRYRGPRLRVVRRLGDLPGLTRKSARRAYPPGQHGQNRKKRSEYAVRLEEKQKLRMNYGLTEKQLLRYVRKARRVTGSTGQVLLQLLEMRLDNTVFRLGMAPTIPAARQLVNHGHVTINGRVVNIASYQCRPGEVVAVRDREKSKELVTTNLQYPGLANLPSHLEFDKNKLVGKVNSVIEREWVALQVNELLVVEYYSRQA; this is encoded by the coding sequence ATGTCCCGATATAGAGGACCTCGTCTTAGAGTTGTACGCCGTTTAGGCGATTTGCCAGGATTAACTCGTAAAAGTGCTAGACGTGCTTATCCACCAGGACAGCACGGTCAAAACCGCAAAAAGCGTTCTGAATATGCTGTGCGGTTGGAAGAAAAGCAAAAGCTCCGCATGAACTATGGTTTGACGGAAAAGCAATTGCTGCGTTACGTGCGTAAAGCAAGACGCGTGACCGGTTCTACCGGACAAGTTTTGCTGCAATTGCTGGAGATGCGGTTGGATAACACCGTTTTCCGCTTGGGAATGGCTCCTACTATTCCCGCAGCGCGTCAGCTGGTTAACCACGGTCATGTGACAATCAATGGTCGTGTGGTTAATATTGCCAGTTACCAGTGCCGTCCGGGAGAAGTTGTTGCAGTCAGAGACCGGGAAAAATCTAAAGAGTTGGTTACTACTAACCTGCAATACCCTGGTTTAGCAAACCTTCCCAGCCATTTGGAATTTGACAAAAATAAGTTGGTTGGTAAAGTCAACAGTGTCATCGAGCGTGAATGGGTGGCGCTACAAGTTAACGAACTACTTGTGGTGGAATACTACTCACGTCAAGCTTAA
- the hetR gene encoding heterocyst differentiation master regulator HetR, which produces MSNDVDLIKRLGPSAMDQIMLYLAFSAMRTSGHRHGAFLDAAATAAKCAIYMTYLEQGQNLRMTGHLHHLEPKRVKIIVEEVRQALTEGKLLKMLGSQEPRYLIQLPYVWMEKYPWRPGRSRIPGTSLTSEEKKQIEQKLPSNLPDAQLITSFEFLELIEFLHKRSQEDLPEEHRMELSEALAEHIKRRLLYSGTVTRIDSPWGMPFYALTRPFYAPADEQERTYIMVEDTARFFRMMRDWAERRPNTMRVLEELDIPPEKYKQAMDELDEVIRAWADKYHQDGGVPMILQMVFGKKDD; this is translated from the coding sequence ATGAGTAACGACGTAGATCTGATCAAACGTCTTGGCCCCAGTGCAATGGATCAGATCATGCTATATCTAGCCTTTAGTGCCATGAGGACAAGCGGGCACAGGCATGGGGCATTTCTAGACGCAGCCGCTACGGCAGCTAAGTGTGCGATTTACATGACTTATCTAGAGCAGGGACAAAACCTGCGAATGACAGGGCATTTACACCACTTAGAGCCAAAGCGGGTAAAAATCATTGTTGAGGAAGTCAGACAAGCTCTGACTGAGGGTAAACTCCTAAAGATGCTGGGTTCTCAAGAACCGCGCTATCTCATTCAGTTACCCTACGTCTGGATGGAAAAGTACCCCTGGCGTCCGGGGAGATCGCGCATTCCTGGAACTAGCTTGACATCAGAAGAGAAGAAGCAAATCGAGCAAAAACTGCCGTCCAACCTTCCTGATGCTCAGTTGATCACTTCATTCGAGTTTCTGGAATTAATCGAATTCCTGCACAAGCGATCGCAGGAAGATTTGCCAGAAGAACACCGCATGGAATTGAGCGAAGCCCTAGCAGAGCATATTAAGCGCCGTTTGCTCTACTCCGGTACGGTAACCCGTATTGATTCTCCATGGGGAATGCCCTTCTATGCTCTCACCCGTCCCTTTTACGCTCCCGCCGACGAGCAAGAGCGTACTTACATCATGGTGGAAGATACAGCGCGATTCTTCCGGATGATGAGAGATTGGGCAGAACGACGACCAAATACAATGCGGGTTTTGGAAGAACTGGATATTCCTCCAGAGAAATACAAACAAGCAATGGACGAGTTGGATGAAGTGATTCGCGCATGGGCAGACAAATATCACCAAGACGGCGGTGTTCCCATGATTTTACAAATGGTGTTTGGAAAAAAAGACGACTAA
- a CDS encoding EamA family transporter, which translates to MGRFERRPDNLRGKGDLYASAESAIRAITEELQIIQRGVLKSLQEDVKRLQADKEQLTKDIHELQEEKGHLLIEQQITQQQALIRQLSQVLASHISLQLQSSLETLTNQAVQNASQTATSQETTVTPTPSTTEQSNPNTFKLLNSLDNALITTFNSLQQDLKNYQSSLSQQLSRMHGQQKQGETILAELVDRLRQELQTTTDDTSPVLQETPASEDEPILPKPQAYVEVPTKLQLDVNPPQETVFPTSAIFNENPTSETVISPEPEPVVPASPPPVTELAPEQPTIPKESLFRQIGISSLSAVGIVLIVLSTVTSSLYNVAIKVIFNPGSQIFGVFEVQSLLYPSLGNSLLLLMLRMLVVVPLMMLLAPILHPRVWHDMQFLFDSFGKNSNHPTAKRALILSLVSGCFLFLSQLFIYLAIGQVPTGMAIALFFVYPVLSGLLSWVLFRERLSLLNTGAFASIGLGELLVLAGAVSTGMGNTSLGSIAAIASGMTFALYIIFSRICATKVHPVTFTLINFVTMMVLSLVGLLLPIPADWGLQINPTILLELVLIAFLLGVLTLCSYLLNNFGVRKIGASRSAILSAIVPALTVILAGFIIQETLGIEQVLGVLLVTCGTATLCLEKVRNLIKPSKSLN; encoded by the coding sequence ATGGGGCGATTTGAAAGGAGACCAGATAACTTGCGAGGAAAAGGCGATCTATATGCCTCTGCAGAATCTGCTATACGAGCAATTACTGAGGAGTTGCAAATCATCCAACGTGGTGTTCTCAAGTCGCTACAGGAGGATGTGAAGCGACTGCAAGCAGATAAAGAGCAATTGACCAAAGATATCCATGAGTTGCAAGAAGAAAAAGGACATTTGCTGATTGAGCAGCAAATCACCCAGCAGCAAGCATTGATTCGTCAATTATCGCAGGTTTTGGCTAGCCACATATCTCTGCAACTGCAATCTTCTTTGGAAACACTGACAAATCAAGCGGTGCAGAATGCCTCGCAAACAGCGACCAGCCAAGAAACCACTGTAACACCAACTCCCAGCACAACGGAGCAAAGCAATCCAAATACTTTCAAACTTCTTAACTCTTTGGATAATGCACTGATTACCACATTCAATTCACTTCAACAAGATCTGAAAAACTATCAAAGCAGTCTTTCGCAACAATTATCTCGGATGCACGGCCAACAGAAGCAGGGAGAAACGATCTTAGCAGAGTTGGTGGATCGCCTTCGTCAAGAATTACAAACAACAACTGACGATACTTCGCCTGTACTTCAAGAAACTCCTGCTTCTGAGGATGAGCCAATTCTTCCAAAACCGCAAGCTTATGTTGAAGTTCCTACAAAGTTGCAGTTAGATGTGAATCCACCACAGGAAACCGTATTTCCAACGTCTGCAATCTTTAATGAAAACCCCACAAGCGAAACGGTAATATCTCCAGAACCAGAGCCAGTGGTGCCTGCATCACCTCCACCTGTGACAGAACTAGCACCAGAACAACCGACAATACCAAAAGAATCTTTATTTCGGCAAATTGGCATTTCATCTCTATCTGCGGTTGGTATAGTCCTAATTGTACTGTCAACGGTGACGTCGTCGCTATACAACGTTGCCATCAAGGTCATTTTTAACCCTGGTTCCCAAATTTTTGGTGTTTTTGAGGTGCAAAGTCTCTTATATCCAAGTTTGGGAAATTCTCTCTTGCTTTTAATGTTGCGGATGCTTGTGGTTGTACCACTGATGATGCTTTTGGCTCCCATTTTGCATCCAAGAGTTTGGCATGATATGCAATTCTTGTTTGACTCATTTGGCAAAAATTCAAATCATCCTACTGCAAAGCGGGCTTTAATTTTGTCGCTTGTCAGTGGATGCTTTTTGTTTTTATCACAGTTATTTATCTACCTTGCAATAGGTCAAGTCCCTACTGGAATGGCGATCGCACTTTTCTTTGTGTATCCCGTTTTAAGTGGGTTATTGTCTTGGGTACTTTTCCGGGAGCGCTTGAGTTTGCTCAATACGGGGGCTTTCGCTTCTATTGGTTTAGGGGAATTGTTGGTATTGGCGGGCGCTGTCAGTACTGGTATGGGCAATACTTCATTGGGAAGCATTGCTGCGATCGCATCTGGAATGACTTTTGCTCTCTACATCATCTTTTCGCGCATCTGTGCTACGAAAGTACATCCAGTGACATTCACGCTCATCAACTTCGTCACAATGATGGTGCTGTCGCTCGTTGGTTTATTGCTACCAATACCCGCCGACTGGGGGCTTCAAATCAACCCTACTATCCTCCTTGAACTGGTCTTGATTGCTTTTCTCTTGGGCGTGTTAACGCTTTGCAGCTACTTGTTAAATAACTTTGGCGTTCGTAAAATTGGCGCGTCACGCTCGGCCATTCTTAGTGCTATTGTACCAGCCTTAACCGTGATTTTGGCTGGATTCATCATTCAGGAAACTTTGGGAATTGAGCAAGTTTTGGGAGTGTTACTCGTGACTTGCGGAACTGCCACTCTCTGCCTTGAAAAAGTCAGAAATCTTATCAAACCTTCCAAATCACTAAATTAA
- a CDS encoding inorganic phosphate transporter, whose amino-acid sequence MLILVTILAFYLAWNLGANDVANSMGTSVGSKAVTLKQALIIAGILEFTGAVLFGHEVSQTLATKIANPALFVNAPQTLVTGMLTVLISCGLWLQIATSRGLPVSSSHAVVGAIAGFSWVALGVNAIDWLSIGRITIGWIVTPIISGAIAALFYSQIKYWILDRPNPLIPLNEWIPWLSAILLGVFGVIVLPSVTQPIANFLITQVGFKIPAHDISLASGALAAVGLTFYSWRQLEDTRGEKESYHPQFQNPVEELFARFQLLSACFVAFAHGSNDVGNAIAPLATIVYINRTGTVPLNGIDIPLWILVIGGVGIVAGLAVWGKKVIATIGESIIALQPSSGFCAELATATTILLASRIGLPVSTSHALVGGVVGIGLVKDAKSVQFKTLQGIAAAWLITVPLSAGICAILFGIINWVT is encoded by the coding sequence ATGCTTATTCTAGTAACAATTCTCGCCTTCTACCTAGCATGGAATTTAGGAGCAAATGATGTTGCTAACTCAATGGGAACATCAGTAGGCTCCAAAGCCGTGACATTGAAACAAGCCCTGATAATTGCAGGGATATTAGAATTTACGGGTGCAGTTCTTTTTGGACATGAAGTATCACAAACTCTGGCAACAAAAATTGCCAATCCTGCTTTATTTGTCAATGCACCTCAGACACTAGTGACTGGAATGTTAACAGTTCTTATATCTTGTGGTTTGTGGTTGCAAATAGCCACATCACGGGGTTTACCTGTCTCTTCTTCCCATGCAGTTGTAGGTGCGATCGCCGGATTTAGTTGGGTTGCGTTAGGAGTCAATGCTATTGATTGGTTATCCATTGGACGAATTACTATCGGCTGGATTGTTACCCCAATTATTAGTGGTGCGATCGCCGCTTTATTCTACAGTCAAATTAAGTATTGGATTCTAGATCGACCAAACCCACTGATACCCTTAAACGAATGGATTCCTTGGTTGAGTGCAATTTTGCTAGGAGTTTTTGGTGTTATTGTTTTACCATCAGTCACTCAACCAATAGCAAATTTTTTGATAACACAAGTTGGGTTCAAAATACCCGCACATGATATTTCCTTAGCCAGTGGTGCTTTAGCAGCCGTTGGTCTCACGTTCTACAGTTGGCGACAGTTGGAAGACACGAGAGGAGAGAAGGAAAGTTATCATCCCCAATTTCAAAATCCCGTTGAAGAATTATTCGCTAGATTTCAACTATTAAGTGCTTGTTTTGTAGCGTTTGCTCATGGCTCCAATGATGTTGGCAATGCCATAGCACCTTTGGCGACAATTGTCTATATCAATCGTACTGGTACAGTACCCCTAAACGGTATTGATATTCCCCTATGGATTTTAGTTATTGGTGGTGTTGGTATTGTAGCTGGTTTAGCTGTTTGGGGTAAAAAAGTGATTGCCACCATAGGAGAAAGTATTATTGCCCTACAACCCAGTAGCGGATTCTGTGCTGAACTAGCAACTGCTACCACCATTTTACTTGCTTCACGAATCGGGTTACCTGTGTCTACTTCTCATGCTCTCGTCGGTGGCGTTGTTGGCATTGGATTGGTAAAAGATGCAAAGTCCGTTCAGTTTAAAACACTCCAAGGGATTGCTGCAGCATGGCTCATCACAGTTCCCCTAAGTGCAGGCATTTGTGCTATTTTATTCGGCATTATCAATTGGGTAACCTAG
- a CDS encoding zinc-dependent dehydrogenase: protein MKAQVFRGVNQLSYEEIPVPTLEPDEVLVQVQVVGLCQSDIKKIRYPLYEPPRIFGHETAGTIAAIGSEVTGWQIGQRVAVMHHIPCMRCAYCLNDNFSMCDTYKNICTTAGFAPSGGGFAEYVKVPGHIVRNGGLIPIPDNVSFEQASFVEPTNCCLKAVKKAQIAPGQTVLITGAGPIGLMFIMLVKYFGARAIATDLLPSRMEKALNVGAEAAFDARDPNLPEKIHALTNGLGVDVTLLAVPSEKAFFQSLDCTRKGGKILFFAEFPDEVEISINPNLLYRREIDLMGSYSSSYRLQSLAADIVFNKRIDVQALISDRIPLQDLSAAVERAIAPTPETYKILIVNS from the coding sequence GTGAAAGCACAGGTCTTTAGAGGCGTCAATCAGCTATCTTACGAAGAGATTCCCGTACCTACACTGGAACCTGATGAAGTCTTAGTTCAAGTGCAAGTTGTGGGATTGTGTCAATCTGATATCAAAAAAATTCGTTATCCCCTGTACGAACCACCACGTATCTTTGGACATGAAACTGCGGGAACTATAGCAGCGATCGGTTCTGAGGTCACAGGCTGGCAGATTGGGCAAAGGGTAGCAGTTATGCATCACATACCTTGTATGCGTTGCGCTTATTGCTTAAATGATAACTTTTCCATGTGCGATACTTACAAAAATATCTGTACTACGGCAGGGTTTGCACCTAGTGGAGGTGGTTTTGCTGAGTACGTTAAAGTTCCCGGTCATATTGTCAGAAACGGTGGGTTAATTCCCATTCCCGATAATGTGAGTTTTGAACAAGCAAGTTTTGTAGAACCAACTAACTGCTGTCTTAAAGCAGTGAAAAAAGCTCAAATTGCCCCAGGTCAAACAGTTTTAATTACTGGTGCTGGACCAATTGGGTTGATGTTTATCATGTTGGTGAAGTATTTTGGAGCAAGAGCGATCGCTACCGACTTACTGCCTTCGAGAATGGAAAAAGCTTTGAATGTGGGAGCAGAAGCAGCATTTGATGCTCGCGATCCTAATTTACCAGAAAAGATTCATGCCCTAACCAATGGTTTGGGAGTTGATGTCACTCTGCTTGCTGTCCCCAGTGAAAAAGCGTTCTTCCAATCCCTCGACTGTACCCGCAAAGGTGGCAAAATTCTCTTTTTCGCTGAATTTCCCGATGAAGTAGAAATTTCCATCAATCCCAATCTTCTTTATAGAAGAGAAATAGATTTGATGGGTAGCTACAGTTCATCATATCGACTACAAAGTTTAGCAGCTGATATCGTGTTTAATAAGCGCATTGACGTACAAGCTTTGATTAGCGATCGCATCCCATTACAAGATTTGTCAGCAGCCGTAGAAAGAGCGATCGCACCGACTCCGGAAACTTACAAAATATTGATAGTTAATAGTTAG
- a CDS encoding excisionase family DNA-binding protein — translation MTIILGTTASLESAVAQEQEAQTLKQLEQILRTEGNIAKIVGANGEQIDIPESLRQVLHYIVQSFVKGETISIIPENCEMTTQQAADFLNVSRPYLIKLLEQEDIPYIKVGTHRRVLFRDLMKYKEQRDIKRRQALQELTEFLQDEGFYDEEKSFSTR, via the coding sequence ATGACCATCATATTAGGGACTACTGCATCGCTAGAGTCCGCAGTCGCGCAAGAGCAAGAAGCTCAAACTCTCAAGCAATTAGAGCAAATCTTGCGAACAGAAGGTAACATTGCCAAAATAGTAGGAGCCAACGGAGAACAAATTGATATTCCCGAGTCACTGCGTCAGGTATTGCATTACATCGTTCAATCTTTTGTGAAAGGTGAAACTATATCTATAATTCCAGAAAATTGTGAAATGACGACACAACAAGCAGCAGATTTTCTCAATGTTTCACGTCCCTATTTAATTAAGTTACTCGAACAAGAAGATATTCCTTACATTAAAGTCGGAACACATCGAAGGGTTCTTTTTCGAGATTTAATGAAATATAAAGAACAACGAGATATTAAGCGTCGGCAAGCTCTTCAAGAGCTTACTGAGTTTCTGCAAGATGAGGGATTTTACGATGAGGAGAAAAGTTTCTCCACCAGATGA
- a CDS encoding Uma2 family endonuclease encodes MFALVSPEKIQLPPGAVIRLSATWEEYQILSQQRGDSSIPRMKYQNQEVLLMSPLPKHGRDAHLIAHIITTLLDYTGREYDAFTPVTIELSEESGIEPDYCFYIDNWETASGKERINWSIDPPFDLVLEIDVTSYSDVNDYLPYKVPEVWFFKKKQLSIYQLQGTEYILQTQSVYFPDINIHDVIARCLQIAYERNTSAAIRDLRQQLEVGNGE; translated from the coding sequence GTGTTTGCTCTCGTTTCACCTGAAAAAATCCAGCTACCACCAGGAGCTGTTATACGGTTATCTGCTACGTGGGAAGAGTATCAAATATTATCTCAACAACGAGGTGACAGTTCTATCCCACGTATGAAATACCAAAACCAGGAAGTTCTTCTCATGTCTCCCCTTCCCAAGCATGGACGTGATGCTCACTTAATCGCCCATATCATTACAACTTTGTTGGATTACACTGGTCGCGAATATGATGCGTTTACCCCAGTGACGATAGAACTTTCAGAAGAAAGCGGTATTGAGCCTGATTACTGCTTCTACATTGATAATTGGGAAACTGCATCAGGCAAAGAGCGAATTAACTGGAGTATCGATCCTCCTTTTGATTTGGTACTGGAGATTGACGTAACTAGCTATTCCGATGTCAATGATTACCTTCCCTACAAAGTTCCCGAAGTTTGGTTTTTTAAGAAAAAACAGCTTTCTATCTATCAGTTACAAGGTACAGAATATATTCTCCAAACTCAAAGCGTCTATTTTCCAGACATCAATATTCATGATGTCATTGCTAGATGCTTACAAATTGCGTATGAGCGAAATACAAGTGCAGCAATCCGCGACCTTAGGCAACAATTAGAGGTAGGGAATGGGGAGTAG
- a CDS encoding FAD-dependent oxidoreductase — protein sequence MVNQTYTADVLVVGGGTGGTAAAIQAARRGAKTILVSEFPWLGGMLTSAGVSAPDGNELEAFQTGLWGAFIQELQRRQPLGLDNSWVSFFSYDPRIGAEIFADWVQELPNLLWIAGQTPLEVIQQNNCVGGVRFVDFTVNAKVTLDATELGDLLALAEVPYRWGWELRSEWGENSAPALFDYLTEKYPVQAPTWVVVMQDFGESVAPEIPSAPNDNPSQFTGAWDDYGAEQFLNYGRLPGGLFMINWPIHGNDYGHGVERVIASLEMRREFLQECLWHSQNFARFIQNQLGPRYGLANDIFPQSSIQNPKSKIQNPTSAFALHPYYRESRRLVGLTTIREQDILPIAGGRVAPLHEDTIAIGNYANDHHYPGVKFELLPKSIRWGGRWTGTPFTIPYRCLVPIKTDGLLVCEKNISVSHIANGSTRLQPVVMGIGQAAGMAAALCIELNLSPRDLPVRILQEALLRDRHHAAGIIPIFNLPPDSPDWLHLQLYYLDNPETYPKSGNCPHLSPPQDFYCDGDSVNLRNIDCFTGLFHRQAQQDYKFIIILPRNYQGQTWQIVTLRSHIDEQLQTYLHGQLLKIWGRFNRAGNWLLVEHIDC from the coding sequence ATGGTTAATCAGACATATACAGCCGATGTTTTAGTAGTCGGAGGCGGGACAGGAGGAACCGCAGCTGCTATCCAAGCAGCACGACGGGGGGCAAAAACTATTTTGGTGAGTGAATTTCCTTGGTTGGGGGGAATGCTCACTTCAGCAGGAGTATCAGCACCGGATGGGAATGAGTTGGAAGCTTTCCAAACAGGGTTGTGGGGTGCTTTTATACAAGAATTACAACGCCGTCAGCCACTTGGGTTAGACAACAGTTGGGTTAGCTTCTTTAGTTACGACCCCCGCATTGGAGCAGAAATTTTTGCAGATTGGGTACAAGAGTTGCCAAACTTGCTTTGGATCGCAGGACAAACACCGTTGGAGGTCATTCAACAAAATAACTGCGTTGGCGGTGTCCGGTTTGTAGATTTTACTGTCAATGCTAAAGTGACTCTTGATGCCACAGAGTTGGGGGATTTGTTAGCTTTAGCTGAAGTCCCTTACCGTTGGGGTTGGGAGTTGAGGTCTGAATGGGGAGAAAATAGCGCTCCAGCATTATTTGATTATCTCACAGAAAAATATCCAGTGCAAGCCCCCACTTGGGTAGTGGTGATGCAAGATTTTGGTGAATCTGTTGCTCCTGAAATCCCAAGTGCGCCAAATGACAACCCCTCACAATTTACTGGTGCTTGGGATGACTACGGTGCAGAACAATTTTTGAATTACGGGCGCTTACCTGGGGGTCTGTTTATGATTAACTGGCCGATTCATGGTAATGATTACGGTCATGGCGTCGAGCGAGTCATAGCATCATTAGAGATGCGACGCGAGTTTCTCCAAGAATGTCTTTGGCACAGCCAAAATTTTGCCCGTTTTATCCAAAATCAACTCGGTCCTCGCTACGGTTTAGCCAATGACATTTTTCCTCAATCCTCAATCCAAAATCCAAAATCCAAAATCCAAAATCCCACCAGCGCCTTCGCCCTTCACCCCTATTACCGGGAAAGCCGCCGCCTCGTGGGACTCACTACCATACGAGAACAGGATATTTTGCCAATTGCTGGAGGTAGAGTTGCGCCGTTACATGAGGATACCATTGCTATTGGGAACTATGCTAATGACCATCATTATCCCGGTGTAAAATTTGAACTCCTTCCTAAATCTATTCGCTGGGGAGGACGTTGGACGGGAACTCCTTTTACAATTCCTTACCGTTGTCTTGTTCCTATAAAAACAGATGGTTTATTAGTGTGTGAGAAAAATATTTCGGTTTCTCATATTGCTAATGGCTCGACTCGATTGCAACCTGTAGTTATGGGTATTGGTCAAGCTGCTGGTATGGCAGCGGCTTTGTGTATTGAGTTAAATTTAAGTCCTCGCGATCTGCCTGTAAGAATCTTGCAAGAGGCTTTATTGCGCGATCGCCACCATGCAGCTGGCATCATTCCAATATTTAACTTACCACCTGATTCTCCGGATTGGTTACATTTGCAACTGTATTATTTAGATAATCCAGAAACATATCCGAAGAGCGGCAATTGCCCCCACTTATCGCCTCCTCAGGACTTTTACTGTGATGGCGATTCTGTTAATTTAAGAAACATTGATTGTTTCACAGGGCTTTTTCATCGCCAAGCTCAGCAGGATTATAAATTTATTATTATTTTGCCAAGGAATTACCAGGGGCAAACTTGGCAGATTGTGACGTTGCGATCGCACATTGACGAGCAGTTGCAAACATATCTTCATGGGCAACTACTCAAAATTTGGGGTCGTTTTAACCGTGCGGGAAATTGGTTACTAGTTGAACATATCGATTGCTAA
- the patX gene encoding heterocyst-inhibiting protein PatX → MRAAVSLLIVGFLCSSFAINNQVPNTFSSKYDSPQLILARATRRSSTSQPGGSRRSPYRGSGRRELMEFISTTQSDV, encoded by the coding sequence ATGCGTGCAGCTGTTTCACTTTTAATCGTAGGTTTCCTGTGTAGCTCCTTTGCTATTAACAACCAAGTACCTAACACTTTCTCATCCAAATATGATTCGCCACAATTGATTTTGGCGAGAGCGACAAGAAGAAGCTCAACCTCACAACCTGGAGGCTCTAGACGTTCACCTTACAGAGGTAGTGGACGTAGAGAATTAATGGAATTTATCAGTACTACGCAATCTGATGTCTAA